A genomic window from Bdellovibrio sp. SKB1291214 includes:
- the efp gene encoding elongation factor P, whose product MYETSDFRKNLKIMVEGKPYVIVDFQHVKPGKGNQFTRTKLRNMLTSQNLEVTFKSGEKFEVPNVENKEMNFLYKDDSGFNFMSNETYDQIAMSEEDLGESRYYLTEGLKVVVLFYNDKAVAVDVPKAVNLKVATTDPGIKGDRVTGATKPAVMETGLTVGVPLHINEGDTLRIDTSTGEYVERVSQK is encoded by the coding sequence ATGTACGAAACGTCGGATTTTAGAAAGAATTTGAAAATCATGGTTGAAGGTAAGCCTTATGTCATCGTGGATTTCCAACACGTGAAACCAGGTAAAGGCAACCAATTCACTCGCACAAAATTGAGAAACATGCTTACAAGCCAAAACTTGGAAGTCACTTTCAAATCTGGCGAAAAATTCGAAGTACCAAACGTTGAAAATAAAGAGATGAACTTCTTGTACAAAGATGATTCAGGTTTCAACTTCATGTCGAATGAAACTTACGATCAAATCGCAATGTCTGAAGAAGACCTTGGTGAATCTCGATACTACCTCACTGAAGGCTTGAAAGTTGTAGTTCTATTCTACAACGATAAAGCAGTGGCAGTTGACGTACCTAAAGCCGTGAACTTGAAAGTTGCTACAACAGATCCAGGCATCAAAGGTGACCGTGTTACGGGTGCAACGAAGCCCGCTGTTATGGAAACTGGTTTGACTGTTGGCGTACCTTTGCACATCAATGAAGGCGATACTCTTCGTATCGATACTTCAACGGGTGAGTACGTAGAGCGCGTCAGCCAAAAATAG
- a CDS encoding tetratricopeptide repeat protein, with product MPKIEASAIEKYQHILAKDPTSQVFAPLAEAYREMGMLKEALQVVTAGVQRHPQFVGGLVTYAKILRDAGQIGRAIEALKKATGLASENILAHQLLAELQLTNKNPKEALKAFKMVLFLNPSSQSAQKAVQKLESLTADEYDEEVFAMAKLPQVNLETPPIEATVPGTKTGAATEVFKPQPVPRNKAFERMLSLIDAFIVRNDLEKAHALLKDTRVEFGDHAEIERRMKTLQVRYNEPDEPTPLKPLLPRDEMIRQRKIETLQMMLRKIEDYRSLI from the coding sequence ATGCCGAAGATTGAAGCAAGCGCTATCGAAAAATATCAGCACATCCTCGCAAAGGATCCGACCTCCCAGGTGTTTGCACCTCTGGCGGAAGCTTATAGAGAGATGGGGATGTTGAAAGAGGCGTTACAGGTTGTGACTGCGGGCGTTCAACGCCATCCGCAATTTGTTGGAGGATTGGTCACATACGCTAAAATCTTGCGCGATGCAGGCCAAATCGGCCGCGCGATCGAGGCTCTGAAAAAGGCCACTGGCTTGGCTTCCGAAAACATTTTGGCTCATCAACTTTTGGCCGAGCTGCAACTGACAAATAAAAACCCCAAGGAAGCTTTGAAAGCTTTCAAGATGGTTTTATTCTTAAATCCGAGCTCTCAATCAGCGCAAAAAGCGGTACAAAAATTGGAATCCTTAACGGCGGATGAGTATGATGAGGAAGTTTTTGCGATGGCAAAACTTCCGCAAGTTAACTTAGAAACTCCACCCATTGAGGCGACAGTTCCTGGTACAAAAACCGGAGCTGCAACAGAAGTTTTCAAGCCACAACCAGTGCCTAGAAATAAGGCGTTTGAGCGCATGCTTTCATTAATTGACGCGTTCATTGTGCGCAACGATTTGGAAAAAGCTCATGCACTTTTAAAGGACACTCGCGTGGAATTTGGTGATCATGCTGAAATTGAACGCCGAATGAAAACGCTGCAAGTTCGTTATAATGAACCTGACGAACCGACTCCCCTGAAGCCTCTTTTGCCGCGCGATGAAATGATCCGCCAAAGAAAGATCGAAACCCTGCAGATGATGCTTCGCAAAATCGAGGACTATCGCTCCCTCATTTGA
- the ruvC gene encoding crossover junction endodeoxyribonuclease RuvC, with protein sequence MSLTILGVDPGSRITGFGVVRISNGKIEHINHGVILLDAVQEFPVRMAELGSAFREVMEKYRPHQVVIEKIFLGKNADSAFKLGHARGVIMYEAGIGKATVSEYATRSVKKGITGTGAATKEDVQAVLKAMLNLKAISRIDASDALAMACYHAFEMKKNAVIQKAVSL encoded by the coding sequence ATGAGTTTGACGATTCTTGGGGTTGACCCCGGTTCCCGCATCACAGGTTTTGGCGTGGTTCGCATCAGCAATGGCAAGATTGAGCATATCAATCATGGCGTGATTTTGTTAGATGCTGTTCAGGAATTTCCTGTGCGCATGGCAGAACTGGGTTCTGCTTTCCGTGAAGTGATGGAAAAATATCGTCCTCATCAAGTCGTGATCGAAAAAATCTTCCTAGGTAAAAACGCAGACAGCGCTTTTAAATTGGGTCACGCACGGGGAGTGATCATGTATGAAGCCGGAATTGGCAAAGCCACGGTTTCCGAATATGCCACTCGTTCCGTGAAAAAAGGCATCACCGGCACAGGTGCAGCTACTAAAGAAGATGTGCAGGCAGTGTTGAAGGCGATGCTTAATTTGAAAGCCATCAGTCGCATCGACGCTTCGGATGCCTTGGCTATGGCTTGCTACCATGCCTTTGAAATGAAAAAGAACGCAGTTATTCAAAAAGCGGTGAGTTTATGA
- the ruvA gene encoding Holliday junction branch migration protein RuvA has protein sequence MIGYLRGKIIEVLGDAALIDVQGVGYEVLASSNTLGDFTTLLGKDIIVWIHTHVREDALTLFGFHDKEEKNLFLSLLKVNGVGPKMALSILSGGRPAQIQEMIEAGNAKALSGLPKVGKKTAEQIILTLKGKLVSIEENSKVKSESLTQITSALLNLGYKSQLVDQFVSTLPMTITVEEGVKKGFQTLSGNLS, from the coding sequence ATGATCGGTTATTTGCGCGGAAAAATTATTGAAGTCTTGGGCGATGCCGCTCTAATTGATGTTCAAGGTGTGGGCTATGAAGTTTTGGCTTCCTCAAACACATTGGGCGATTTCACAACATTGCTTGGTAAAGACATCATCGTTTGGATTCACACCCATGTGCGCGAGGACGCTCTCACGTTGTTCGGTTTTCATGACAAAGAAGAAAAAAACTTGTTCCTGTCTTTGTTGAAAGTGAATGGCGTCGGTCCAAAAATGGCTTTAAGCATTTTGTCAGGCGGTCGTCCCGCACAAATTCAAGAAATGATTGAAGCTGGAAACGCGAAAGCGTTATCAGGTCTGCCTAAAGTGGGTAAGAAAACAGCTGAGCAAATTATTCTGACGTTAAAGGGCAAGCTCGTTTCTATTGAAGAAAATTCGAAGGTCAAATCAGAGTCCTTAACTCAAATTACATCAGCACTTTTGAATTTGGGTTATAAATCTCAATTGGTGGATCAATTCGTCTCGACATTGCCGATGACGATCACTGTTGAAGAAGGCGTTAAAAAAGGCTTCCAAACTTTGTCAGGTAACTTGTCATGA
- the ruvB gene encoding Holliday junction branch migration DNA helicase RuvB encodes MSRIIEGSIFEGDIAETSPSAGGEKAWENELRPQDFSEFSGQEIVKDKIKVFVAAAKFRGEPLDHVLLSGPPGLGKTTLAQIIANDMGSDIKMTSAPAIDKKGDLAAILTSLKPNSVLFIDEIHRLSRHVEEYLYTAMEDYYIDIVTGDGLGARSMKFQLAPFTLVGATTRAGLLNPPFRDRFGIVERLQFYDKEALQKILIRSARKLNVEIDNEGAEEVARRARGTPRIANRLLKRVRDYAQVKGNGVVTREIAIYALDQLGVDKHGLDLMDRRILSLIQEKYSGGPVGIDTIAAALSEERDTLEEVYEPFLIQEGFIQKTQRGRVITEFAKKSVLEMIETEN; translated from the coding sequence ATGAGTCGTATTATTGAAGGCAGCATTTTTGAAGGCGACATAGCAGAAACCAGCCCCTCCGCTGGGGGAGAGAAGGCCTGGGAAAACGAATTGCGTCCCCAGGATTTTAGCGAATTTTCGGGCCAAGAAATTGTTAAAGACAAAATCAAAGTCTTCGTGGCAGCTGCTAAATTCCGCGGAGAACCTTTAGATCACGTTTTGCTTTCCGGTCCTCCGGGCTTGGGTAAAACAACCCTTGCGCAAATTATCGCAAACGACATGGGCTCTGACATTAAAATGACGTCAGCTCCCGCGATCGATAAAAAAGGTGATTTGGCTGCGATCCTGACTTCACTAAAACCCAATTCCGTTCTTTTCATCGACGAGATTCATCGCTTAAGCCGTCACGTGGAAGAATACCTGTATACAGCGATGGAGGACTATTACATCGATATCGTGACGGGGGACGGTCTGGGTGCTCGGTCAATGAAATTTCAGCTGGCACCATTTACCTTGGTGGGTGCGACAACTCGTGCAGGGTTGCTCAATCCTCCCTTCCGTGATCGTTTTGGGATTGTTGAAAGACTTCAGTTTTATGACAAAGAAGCCCTTCAAAAAATCCTGATCAGATCAGCGCGCAAATTAAATGTGGAAATTGACAATGAGGGAGCCGAAGAAGTGGCTCGTCGTGCGCGTGGAACGCCTCGTATTGCGAACAGACTTTTGAAGCGAGTTCGTGATTATGCACAAGTTAAAGGCAATGGTGTCGTCACTCGAGAAATTGCGATTTATGCTCTAGATCAGCTAGGGGTTGATAAACACGGCCTTGATCTTATGGATCGTCGTATTTTGAGCCTGATTCAAGAAAAGTATTCCGGTGGCCCGGTTGGTATTGATACAATTGCAGCTGCGCTCAGTGAGGAGCGTGATACGCTTGAGGAAGTGTATGAGCCATTCCTTATCCAGGAAGGATTCATTCAAAAAACTCAGCGCGGTCGCGTAATCACAGAGTTCGCTAAAAAATCAGTTTTAGAAATGATTGAAACGGAGAATTAG
- a CDS encoding asparaginase produces the protein MLTRQPLVVEVLRGHVVESVHQVMVAVVNEQGHLLHGWGNTNYATYPRSAIKMIQALPLIESGAADKFEIQDEWLALACASHRGEKKHLEALAAWAQKVGVKESDLACGPHLPYNEAAAHDFIRHNHKPTAFCNNCAGKHLALITTCIHAGEKIQGYEKHDHAAQKRLRTILTETMKVDHGKIPEGVDGCGIQTYAVPLQAIAVGMSTFINHHASEKRKNAAARLIKAVSNNPFYIAGSDDFATSVIEKTQGRAIIKGGAEGVVAGFLPDKKVAFALKVADGAARAAQFAASQVLLHLGGMNIDEGKSLSKFTQPVITNWKGDSVGTIRIAKPQ, from the coding sequence ATGCTTACAAGACAGCCACTCGTCGTCGAAGTCCTGAGAGGACATGTTGTCGAGAGTGTGCACCAGGTGATGGTCGCTGTCGTGAACGAGCAAGGGCACTTGTTGCATGGGTGGGGCAATACCAACTATGCAACTTATCCGCGAAGTGCCATCAAAATGATCCAAGCTCTTCCTCTTATCGAATCCGGTGCCGCGGATAAATTTGAAATTCAAGATGAATGGTTGGCTTTAGCGTGTGCTTCTCATCGTGGCGAAAAAAAGCATCTTGAGGCTTTGGCCGCATGGGCACAAAAAGTCGGAGTCAAAGAAAGCGACCTCGCGTGTGGTCCGCATTTGCCTTATAACGAAGCGGCTGCGCACGATTTCATTCGTCACAATCACAAGCCGACAGCATTCTGTAATAATTGTGCCGGAAAACATTTGGCTCTGATCACAACTTGCATTCATGCGGGTGAAAAAATCCAAGGCTATGAAAAGCATGATCACGCTGCCCAAAAAAGATTAAGAACTATTCTAACTGAAACGATGAAAGTCGATCACGGTAAAATCCCGGAGGGCGTTGATGGCTGCGGGATTCAGACCTATGCTGTTCCGTTGCAGGCAATCGCCGTGGGGATGTCGACATTCATCAATCACCATGCTTCAGAAAAGCGTAAAAACGCGGCTGCACGTTTGATAAAAGCTGTGAGTAACAATCCTTTTTACATTGCGGGTAGTGACGATTTCGCTACAAGTGTGATCGAAAAGACACAGGGGCGAGCTATTATTAAAGGTGGCGCAGAGGGCGTTGTTGCTGGATTTTTGCCCGATAAAAAGGTGGCTTTCGCTCTGAAAGTCGCTGATGGAGCGGCTCGCGCGGCTCAGTTTGCGGCCTCACAGGTTTTATTGCATTTGGGAGGCATGAACATTGATGAAGGAAAGTCTCTCTCTAAATTTACTCAACCAGTTATCACCAACTGGAAGGGTGATAGTGTAGGGACCATACGCATTGCTAAGCCCCAGTAG
- the lpxC gene encoding UDP-3-O-acyl-N-acetylglucosamine deacetylase has protein sequence MFLQKTIRKKTLVNGIGIHSGDPCTLTFRPAPPDTGVYFIRKDLPGSPSLKVTARNVQATSHQTTIGGEAFSVATIEHCLSALSALRIDNLFIELDGPEIPICDGSAGEFLKALLEVGIVEQDQPRKYCYITEPIYFSEGEKHAYVVPYHGLRVTATIDFPHPKIGKQTIDLDINEQSFGRDIASARTFGFLKDVEALQARGLAKGGSLDNCIVLDGEAVINPEGLRWADEFVRHKALDALGDLVTLEMPLMGHVVLYKAGHDVMNKLVKKIWDSPTSYRHVELGADISDEVQRFSGWTLDAR, from the coding sequence ATGTTCTTACAAAAAACGATTCGTAAAAAGACGCTGGTAAACGGAATTGGTATCCACTCTGGAGACCCTTGCACTCTGACGTTCCGTCCAGCTCCACCAGACACAGGCGTTTATTTTATTCGTAAAGACTTGCCTGGCAGTCCTTCCTTGAAAGTCACAGCAAGAAACGTTCAGGCGACAAGTCACCAAACCACAATCGGTGGCGAGGCTTTCTCGGTTGCTACCATCGAACACTGTTTGTCGGCGCTTTCGGCACTTCGTATTGATAATTTATTTATTGAACTTGATGGACCGGAAATTCCCATCTGCGACGGCAGTGCAGGGGAGTTCTTGAAAGCTTTATTGGAAGTCGGCATTGTCGAGCAAGATCAGCCTCGGAAATACTGCTATATCACCGAGCCGATTTATTTCAGCGAAGGCGAGAAACACGCCTACGTGGTGCCGTATCATGGCCTTCGTGTCACAGCGACCATTGATTTCCCTCATCCTAAAATCGGCAAGCAAACAATTGATCTAGATATCAACGAACAATCTTTTGGTCGCGATATTGCCAGTGCTCGTACTTTCGGTTTCTTGAAAGACGTCGAGGCGTTGCAAGCTCGTGGTTTAGCAAAGGGCGGAAGCCTCGATAACTGTATCGTTCTGGATGGCGAAGCCGTCATTAATCCAGAGGGATTGCGCTGGGCCGACGAATTCGTCCGTCATAAAGCTTTGGATGCTTTGGGGGACTTGGTCACTTTAGAAATGCCATTGATGGGTCACGTGGTCCTTTATAAGGCGGGCCACGATGTGATGAACAAACTAGTTAAAAAGATCTGGGATTCACCGACATCATACCGACATGTCGAACTTGGCGCTGATATCAGCGATGAAGTTCAGCGTTTCTCGGGATGGACCCTCGACGCTCGCTAG
- a CDS encoding murein L,D-transpeptidase catalytic domain family protein codes for MKVQFALVCTLLSLMTSAAVAAPSQAVYNKILAQGVPQDALNRMIHFLDENRGRSFQQSTYDCARWPDSIRPCDESERRPSTDVVTLESPQEVVIIDFTEASTTRRFYLIDLKTGDVIRYYVAHGKGTGTNYATKFSNIKDSKQTSLGFYLTGGVYSGSYGKTLRMYGLQSSNDQAYNRDIVLHGAWYVGEDFIKSKNPKTGQPFGRLGVSWGCPALSLAMASKVIPQIQKGSVVLHYHRDLMEAAMSGNEVSINEPQRRK; via the coding sequence GTGAAAGTACAATTCGCTCTTGTCTGTACTCTTTTGTCCTTAATGACGTCTGCCGCTGTGGCGGCGCCTTCTCAGGCTGTATACAATAAAATTTTAGCTCAGGGAGTTCCTCAGGACGCCTTGAATCGCATGATTCATTTCTTGGATGAAAACAGGGGGCGTAGTTTTCAACAAAGTACTTATGACTGCGCAAGATGGCCGGATAGCATTCGACCTTGCGATGAATCTGAACGTCGCCCGTCGACAGATGTTGTGACGTTGGAATCGCCTCAGGAAGTTGTGATTATCGATTTCACAGAAGCTTCCACAACTCGCCGATTTTATTTGATCGATCTTAAAACGGGCGATGTTATTCGTTACTATGTGGCTCACGGCAAAGGCACGGGGACAAACTATGCGACTAAATTTTCAAACATCAAAGATTCCAAACAGACTTCGTTAGGCTTTTACCTGACAGGAGGAGTTTACTCTGGTTCTTACGGTAAAACATTGCGCATGTACGGACTTCAGTCTTCGAATGATCAAGCCTATAACCGCGACATCGTTTTGCATGGCGCTTGGTATGTGGGAGAGGATTTCATCAAATCAAAAAATCCTAAAACAGGCCAACCATTCGGTCGCTTAGGTGTAAGCTGGGGGTGCCCGGCGCTATCGCTGGCGATGGCCTCTAAGGTGATTCCACAAATCCAAAAAGGCAGCGTGGTTTTACACTATCACCGCGATCTGATGGAAGCTGCGATGAGTGGTAACGAAGTTTCAATCAATGAGCCCCAAAGACGTAAATAA
- a CDS encoding PepSY-associated TM helix domain-containing protein, giving the protein MAVHFIFLSISGSILLFKEEVEGTPEVSAASAEQTSLSVSELMTNVLNKYPGERPLAVFKDDEHENILNVRLGMNDTKMFRGARKLTYDARTGAEINVEASKSDFMEVMLKLHREFFLGSTGKIYVGIIGLLYFFVMLSGFFIYGNFAKKVAFGEVRLKSPRQWTSDMHRYIGIGVMAWGLIIGGTGFLLGISSTLIKVYQYQELKEITKQYKDLHGDNDHLHNAGVLDNVIKTSEKALPDSKVDYIAMPDTQFSPPNHFLVVMNGNTPQTERMVQLVVVDAATGLQGEVRNLPWYMKITLASEPLHFGNYGGLFLKIVWLGFSIFSLALPIMGLVIWYKRRNPSAATSSAKNESSKLSDSKLFQSRFAIPMILFVVTAVMIIAAFILGGAFAMASGYVLLIPLILTGMVVLRGSGGRS; this is encoded by the coding sequence GTGGCAGTGCATTTTATTTTCTTAAGCATTAGCGGTTCGATTTTACTTTTCAAAGAAGAAGTCGAAGGCACGCCCGAAGTCTCGGCCGCCTCGGCTGAGCAAACATCCCTTTCTGTGTCGGAACTGATGACGAATGTTTTGAATAAGTATCCGGGCGAAAGACCCCTCGCGGTTTTCAAGGATGATGAGCATGAAAACATCCTCAACGTGCGCCTGGGAATGAACGATACCAAGATGTTTCGTGGTGCTCGCAAGCTGACTTACGATGCACGCACAGGGGCTGAGATCAATGTTGAAGCCAGCAAAAGCGATTTCATGGAAGTTATGCTTAAGCTTCATCGTGAGTTCTTCCTAGGTTCGACGGGTAAGATCTATGTCGGCATTATTGGATTGCTTTACTTCTTTGTGATGCTTTCTGGATTTTTCATCTATGGTAACTTTGCCAAAAAAGTTGCTTTCGGTGAAGTGCGATTGAAATCACCCCGTCAGTGGACCTCAGATATGCACCGCTATATCGGTATCGGAGTTATGGCCTGGGGTTTGATCATTGGCGGGACAGGTTTCCTTTTGGGAATAAGTTCAACTTTGATCAAGGTTTACCAATATCAAGAACTGAAAGAGATCACCAAGCAGTACAAAGACCTGCACGGCGACAATGATCATCTGCATAATGCAGGCGTATTAGATAATGTGATCAAAACTTCCGAAAAGGCATTGCCAGATTCCAAAGTGGATTACATCGCCATGCCAGATACACAATTTTCTCCTCCCAATCATTTTCTGGTTGTGATGAATGGCAACACCCCGCAAACAGAACGCATGGTTCAACTGGTTGTGGTTGATGCTGCGACAGGATTGCAAGGAGAAGTTCGTAATCTGCCTTGGTACATGAAAATCACCTTGGCATCGGAGCCTTTGCATTTTGGAAATTACGGCGGACTTTTCCTAAAGATCGTTTGGCTGGGTTTTTCGATCTTTTCTTTGGCTTTGCCGATAATGGGGTTGGTGATTTGGTATAAGCGTAGAAATCCCTCAGCCGCGACCAGTTCTGCCAAAAATGAATCCAGTAAACTGTCGGACTCAAAATTATTCCAAAGTCGCTTTGCAATTCCGATGATCTTGTTTGTCGTGACGGCCGTCATGATTATCGCCGCCTTTATCCTAGGCGGTGCATTCGCGATGGCTTCAGGATATGTGCTTTTGATTCCGTTGATTTTGACAGGCATGGTTGTTCTTCGTGGTAGCGGAGGGCGTTCGTGA
- a CDS encoding MFS transporter translates to MNLAILANLNTITFSALQILLFTLLPYLAETMHISLATVVATFSAGSFLFLWSSPYWAAKSDKTGRQPILIAGLAGLGISTVLLWSLTQWGAQMGAVVVTVILVLSRVIYGLLASAIIPVAQALQVDMSESKSAMKAMISNSMSLNIGRSLGPIYVLLSGGQNMDQVLAGFLLWIVLLIGANLWALRLQSPQMKTAAAQEAGASSWSLAFNRMRWVFLLAILFTSFIGILNSSLAVILKHSFSLSSQDSGVLMAKLLLVSSVIAVVTQFLGRMFFKNPWQGALVIGALTLLVGSVLLQVMNLESQLWTAIVFLSVGIALVPPCYLTLMTMVDPQHVGLGRKAGIVSAANTIGYAVGGAMAALTLKIKLFSLETLLIALVVLMMVSIVVLYRQREVLAGRRK, encoded by the coding sequence GTGAACTTAGCGATCCTGGCAAACTTAAACACTATCACCTTCAGTGCGCTGCAGATTCTGTTGTTCACGCTTTTGCCCTATTTGGCAGAAACGATGCACATCAGTCTGGCGACGGTGGTGGCCACGTTTAGTGCCGGATCGTTTTTGTTTTTATGGTCTTCACCGTACTGGGCGGCAAAAAGTGATAAAACAGGTCGCCAGCCCATTTTGATTGCAGGCCTTGCCGGTTTGGGAATTTCCACAGTCCTGTTGTGGTCGCTCACTCAGTGGGGCGCTCAGATGGGTGCCGTGGTAGTCACTGTGATTTTGGTTTTAAGCCGTGTGATTTATGGATTGCTGGCATCAGCGATCATTCCAGTCGCGCAGGCTTTGCAAGTCGATATGTCAGAATCTAAATCTGCAATGAAGGCGATGATTTCAAACTCGATGAGCTTAAATATTGGCCGCTCGTTAGGTCCCATTTATGTTTTACTAAGCGGCGGTCAAAACATGGACCAGGTCCTCGCCGGTTTCTTGCTGTGGATTGTCTTGTTGATCGGTGCCAATCTTTGGGCTCTGCGTTTGCAATCGCCACAGATGAAAACCGCCGCAGCTCAAGAAGCGGGAGCTTCGTCTTGGAGTCTCGCTTTCAATCGCATGCGCTGGGTGTTCTTGCTAGCGATCCTTTTCACAAGTTTCATTGGTATTTTAAATTCTTCATTGGCAGTGATTCTGAAGCACAGTTTCTCGTTAAGCAGCCAGGATTCTGGGGTGTTGATGGCTAAACTCCTGTTGGTCAGCTCAGTGATTGCAGTGGTGACTCAGTTTTTGGGCCGGATGTTTTTCAAAAATCCTTGGCAAGGTGCCTTGGTGATTGGAGCTCTGACGTTGCTTGTGGGCTCGGTTCTGCTTCAAGTGATGAACTTGGAATCACAGCTTTGGACTGCGATTGTGTTTTTGTCAGTTGGGATCGCTTTGGTTCCACCATGCTATTTGACTTTGATGACGATGGTGGACCCGCAGCATGTGGGTTTGGGACGTAAAGCGGGTATTGTCAGTGCAGCGAATACAATTGGTTATGCCGTGGGCGGAGCCATGGCTGCACTGACTTTGAAAATTAAATTGTTCTCTTTAGAAACACTGTTGATCGCCTTGGTGGTTCTTATGATGGTCAGCATTGTGGTTCTTTATCGCCAACGTGAAGTCTTGGCAGGGAGGCGTAAATGA
- a CDS encoding IucA/IucC family protein, which translates to MNLHELTLRHSASCFFNSLFREWFDYSIGDAPTAVSVKTGCKLVLTIQLTGGETLYLPLTRHSLMGRHQYHSLFFVAQGDFITEMSFMAVADKLVKHLTTVFPNSVGNDAVFMERLKNSVENIELALGHRKPDLESIYTQPLNFQQAEQGLMIGHNFHPYPKMREGFDEADYRKYSPEMAGRFALSWFLAKPEILSNEKAQKFAVEQWTMDVFMKDFADSKLASEKLKAGYVPFPVHPWQKQHLLKNKTIQSYLEKGDLIDLGMADKPWYPTTSLRSIYAPHSPYMMKFSLTLRLTNSIRHLTLVEVVRGLQVYDVFMTAKAQEFSRKHPQFHVVFEPAFMALKDLNGEILTDSIVVCRENPFMEPNQEEAVVLSTLAQDNPLGGENLIQKAIRKEAAKTHRSLGDIAQQWFARYLEVAVKPLVHAQANYGILLGAHQQNLILSLKANFPEKAYFRDCQGTGYSHFGFSLYGTEVASLQMENGNILDDKGNILFAYYLMINSTFNVIAAIAADGWVSEDELVTDLRNFLQSIRASNPQDQSCLNYLLDQPEIWHKGNFTCSLQNLNENTTANPLSIYNLIKNPIAAAAMKAEELV; encoded by the coding sequence ATGAATTTGCACGAATTAACACTTCGTCATTCAGCTTCTTGTTTCTTTAATTCACTTTTTCGCGAGTGGTTTGACTATTCGATCGGCGATGCTCCGACTGCTGTTTCTGTGAAGACCGGATGCAAGCTGGTTTTGACGATTCAATTAACAGGCGGCGAGACGCTTTATTTGCCTTTGACACGGCATTCGTTGATGGGACGTCATCAATACCATTCCCTCTTTTTTGTCGCACAAGGTGATTTCATAACTGAAATGTCCTTCATGGCTGTGGCAGACAAGCTCGTGAAACATCTAACGACGGTTTTTCCAAACAGTGTGGGTAATGATGCGGTCTTTATGGAGCGCTTAAAGAACTCCGTTGAAAATATCGAGTTGGCGCTAGGACACCGCAAACCGGATTTGGAAAGCATTTACACTCAGCCCCTGAACTTTCAGCAAGCCGAGCAAGGCCTGATGATCGGTCATAACTTTCATCCGTATCCGAAGATGCGCGAAGGTTTCGATGAAGCCGACTATCGCAAATACTCCCCCGAGATGGCGGGACGGTTTGCCTTGAGTTGGTTCTTGGCAAAACCAGAAATTCTGTCCAACGAAAAAGCACAAAAATTCGCCGTTGAACAATGGACGATGGATGTCTTTATGAAGGACTTCGCTGATTCCAAGTTGGCTTCTGAGAAATTGAAAGCGGGTTACGTTCCGTTCCCAGTGCATCCTTGGCAGAAACAACATCTTTTGAAAAATAAAACGATACAGTCCTATCTTGAAAAAGGGGATTTGATTGATTTGGGCATGGCTGATAAGCCTTGGTATCCCACGACTTCGTTGCGTTCTATCTATGCTCCTCATTCTCCGTATATGATGAAGTTTTCTTTAACTCTGCGTCTGACAAACTCGATTCGCCATTTGACGCTTGTTGAAGTGGTGCGTGGGCTACAAGTTTATGATGTCTTTATGACTGCTAAAGCCCAAGAGTTTTCTCGCAAGCATCCGCAGTTCCATGTGGTGTTTGAGCCGGCATTTATGGCATTGAAAGACCTGAATGGCGAAATTTTGACAGACTCAATCGTTGTTTGTCGCGAAAATCCATTTATGGAACCGAACCAGGAAGAGGCCGTTGTCCTTTCAACATTGGCTCAAGACAATCCCCTTGGTGGCGAAAACTTGATTCAGAAGGCCATCCGTAAGGAAGCAGCAAAAACTCACCGCTCTTTAGGGGATATCGCGCAGCAGTGGTTTGCTCGTTATTTGGAAGTGGCTGTGAAGCCATTGGTTCATGCGCAAGCGAATTACGGAATCTTATTAGGAGCGCATCAACAAAATCTGATCTTAAGCTTAAAAGCAAATTTTCCAGAGAAAGCTTATTTTAGAGACTGCCAAGGCACAGGTTACAGTCATTTTGGATTTTCTTTATACGGGACAGAAGTGGCAAGCCTGCAAATGGAAAATGGGAATATCTTAGACGACAAGGGCAACATCCTATTCGCATATTATTTGATGATTAACTCGACATTCAATGTGATTGCGGCGATCGCGGCGGACGGCTGGGTGAGTGAGGATGAACTTGTCACGGATCTGCGCAACTTCTTGCAATCCATTCGCGCATCGAATCCACAAGATCAATCGTGCTTAAACTACCTTTTGGATCAGCCAGAAATTTGGCACAAAGGGAATTTCACATGCAGTTTGCAAAACTTAAACGAAAATACGACGGCCAATCCACTGTCGATCTATAACTTGATTAAAAACCCGATCGCCGCGGCTGCGATGAAGGCGGAGGAACTGGTATGA